GTATCTTCACAACCCCCCTTCCCATTAGAAAAGtgctattatgcccattttacaggtaggcaAATGAAGCACAGAGATGAAGGTCACATAGGAGGTCTGTAatagagcagagaattgaacactggtctcctgagtcccaagctagtgacctaaccactggaccatccttcttttCATACTAGTGTCTGTCATAATACAGTACTACAGATTTCTCATTTCTCACATGAAACTGAAGGTTTTCAGTCCCTATGGTGgtattttgtattctgttgtttgtttttgaaaagaaTAAAAGTTTATGatccatttcacagatgacaAAGCATACCCTAACTAATTATTCTAGGGATTCTGTCTGGTTTCAATGAGTTCATTCAGATTTTCAAGACTTTTCAGTATTTGAATACTAAACAGATACTGCACTTCACCTTCGTTTAACCATCCAAAGGCCTGACCTTGCAAACACCTATGCATGTGTGtagtctcattgaagtaaatgggacaaCACACATATGTGAAGTTAAACATGTCCGTAAATACttgggttctgatcctgcaaatataccgtgtttgcaattaatttttaatctcTTTATTGTTCAGGTAAAAGGCCAATGTGAGCTTTACTGAAGTTTAAATTGTCGTTTTAGACTCTGTACATCTGAAATTTGTCACAATAGCAAAGGTACTTTGCAGTACATAATGTCTGTTTTAATGAAGAGACAATCTCTAAACACTGCAGGCAGATTGTTTGCAATGCAGTGAACAGAATATGCATAAAAGTTGGTAACATATCTCAGAAGATGTCAAGTGTTTGTGTTTTATTATTCACAGTTTCATCACTGGTCCAGCCGTAGTCCCGGGATACTTTTCAGTAGAAGCTGCTAATGTGGTTCTAGTTCTGAATGGAAGAGAGGAAGCAAAGATCACTTATGACACTCAGTGGTTGCATTATGCACAAACTTTAATACAGACTCGCAAGCTGAGGCATGTTGCCATTGTGCTGCTTGGAagtgaacagtgtaacaatgAATGGATTCACCCATACCTGAAAAGACACGGAGGATTTGTGGAACTACTTTTTGTAGTATACGACTGTACCTGGGTAAACGAAGAAGATATTTTCCAGTGGCCTTTAGGAGTAGCTACGTAAGTGTTAAACATAAACAGATTACACTTAAGGAATCAGTTATGCATGAACTGTACATGCCTATTGTTTTTAGCAGTTATATCTGTAACATTATGTCtgaaacattttatatataaaaaattgtATATAATTTCTGCTGTCTAAAACTGTTAAGCAAGCTGCGGAACTTGACTTTGGTTCATGCTGCTGGTTTTGACTATCTAAATTAGGCTTCAGAAATTTTAAAGGCAAAAGGTAATTCAGAAGTTAAAGTACAGCTatgttttaaaaagtgtgttCAAGGGGTACCGTATTAATTCAATAATTTGCTTCTTGTGACTGTTCAGTCAAATTTGCCATATCTGCTGACATTACCAACTATTAACATTTACATTAGGATTAAACAACATTAAAAATGATATAGCTTCCCACAGCTGGGTTGGGGGAGGACTAGCGAAGAAACGTTAATATGCCGATATAAGTCATCTTGTATGTTTTTTCACTCTGAAAGGCACTCTGAACACATAATAAGAACCAGAATAGCCTAGACTAGAATTTAGTGGCAAAAAGTAAGTGTGGTGGATTACTCTCTCTTTAAGATGAGGGCAGGCTGGGACCCTTATCCAGGGTAAAAAGAAGAGATTTTTCAGAGGGAAGTCAGTCTATGAAAAGCTCTGCTGCAGGAAAGAGTTGGAGGAACTTCAGTAAGAGGCCTGGGGCCTAATAAGGGAATCCAGTTTGGACGTATtgagaatacttttttttttttcccccctgggggGAGGTAGGAGGGGGCATTGAGGGTAGTGTTTCTTTCTCTTGTGGCTAATAAACTGGGATTTGATTTTATACCCCTTGAATTTTTGTAATTGGTAAACTCTGGGATCATAGTAAGATGCCTTGCAATaaatgtttactacattttaatCCTGTTAGTGTTGTAGAGTGGATACAGCTATGGGAGAGTTATCTTCATTCTTTCCTGTCTTACTCCTGTCTTAACAGAATTATTCCAACGCAGAATCTCTATTATCAATGGTAATAATGCAAGCCAGAAAGCTTAATTTTCAGATCCATGTTGAATTTGCAATGCTGGCCattagaaaacatgtttttattgAAACCAAAGGAAATTTGCTCAGGATGCCATTGACAGAAAGTAAACATGGAGCCTCCACAGTGGCAAAGAATCAGTGTTTGTAAGGAAAGATATATTCAGTTTTGAACATGTTAAGATGACAATGAGACAACTAGGAGGAAATGCCCTAGAGGTAGTTGGGATGCAGGGGTAAGGGGGTGAGAAAAAGAGGGAGAGGTCAGAAGTGGAAAGGTAGATTTGCAGTCATTGATgtaaaagtggaagttaaagccaTGTAAATGGATGCAATTACCCAAATGAAGAGTGGGTGAGGAAGTGACAGAGAGAAGTGGAAAGAAACAAGTACAAAGTCTGGTAGGTAACCTACAGAGAGAAACAAGggcaaggaagagagagaacctCTGAAAGAAGTGCTGAATTACTGCCCAAAGAAATAGCAGGGGAACCAGGAAAGGACAGAGTCATGAAagccccaggtgggggtggggaataagaTGTTCAGAAGGGGAGCGTATGATCAACAGTACCAAAGGCAGTGGAGAAGCCAAGGAAAGTGAGGATGGACTAaagtactcctgagggcattctgtgccaaaaaattaaaaattctgcacacaatattttaaaattctgcaaatgttatttgtcaaataaatgtggagactccagcgtggcattggggagcacaggccactggctgcacagagcagggagatcactgtgcagctctccCCTGGGACATGGAcccagtggtgaggctgcacccaaatCTGACACAGagcaaggaccaggcctgccccagaaacaccctacggccctgcccctccatgccaggtgtgggcaggcaggcttagCCTGGCAGGATCaaatgtggaggggctcagtgtggggggatcaaggtgtgggttgagagggttctgtttGGGTCAGTCTGGGGGCAGgctgctcagtgggggatccaggtgtggggggggatctgaatgcacagaggcttgttggggGGGTATGGGTGCAACATTAATGGGACTCtgagggtgggtctgacccagccggGACTTGCAGTTGAGCCCAGCGCAGGGTAGGatccaccagccgggtcttccccagtcccgcctcctgccccacagtgatttagctctctgctggctgccctgggcacctaaAACATattgctggggagggtcacatgactgctcttgtggcttccctttgcttcccccatcagaaagtcatttttctctggggaagcaaagaactctgcgggggacatgaattctgtgcatgtgcagtggcacagaattcccccaggagtaagactAAAGGCTTGTTTTGAAACTAGGAAAATTTTGTGATCAATGTatgtttttttccaaattgtTTCCTTACTGTAATAATATAGAAAGAATATAGAAATAGAAGGGAAACTAGCAGTATTATTGACCCACTCTCTAAAAATAACAAAGTTAGAAAGAAAATCATAGCTAATTTTGAGAATGTGACAGCTGTAAGAGGGACATGTAATTTAATACTAACATACAAAAGTGTGGTAAATTAGTTCTAGATAATGAAAATGACTCTGCCAGCCCTTTAGCTGAACCATTGGTGCTGTTATGACTAAAATCAGTAACTTTAAGTGTAATTCACAGATTAAATTGGTGAAGATGCACAGGTTGTAGGGACCGAGTTGAGTTTTCATTTGGCAGTATACCAATGGCATTGTTTTTACAGCATACACTTTCAGCTGATTCAAATAACTGAGGTGTCAACTCCAAAGGAACCACTAACCCAGCAACTTCAGCCAAAATAAGTGGTGGTATTGAGAACAGCTGCTATTGAAACAGAATGTTTTTTTCTGATTCACGCCCTAGAAGATCCCTAACTTCTTTTTGTCAGCACCAAGTGGAATTATGTACACATGCTACATAATACTCATCTAAAAACAAAGGGATAATGATAAATATTATCCATCAGTGTTTGGcaatctttgtttttttaaattcagtcagTAGTTAAATATTGGAACTGATTACAAAACTATTTCAGTTCTTAAAATCTGCTACATAAACATGAAATGGTGCAAAGACCCATCTTTTTCCTTtgacataaaaatattttcatctaatGTATGCATTGTTGTTACAGATATAGGAATTTCCCCATCGTAGAGCCCAACTGGTCAATGCTACATTCTCCAAGATCATATCTATGTAATTTTTTAGGAACGGTGTATAAGAATTCATCTAGGGAGAACCTAATGGAAGTTTTGAAACAAGACGGGCTTGATAAACTCTGTTGGATTGCAGCCAGAGAACAGTAAGAGCTATGATTTACTTTGTAAATGTATAGTTTGGTAGCTGAATTATTCAAAGCCCCTTGCCTAGATCATTGATGACCATAGGTCAtctcttttaaaatatgttataAATAAAATAGTATAAATAATGACAATGGTCAaacttaaaacaatgaaaacctTGCTGAGCTGAGATGATCATACAGATCTTGGATGCCTTAACACCTTGTGTGCTGCAGTACTTTACATTGTGGTTGTGACTTGAAATAGTTTGAAAGAAATATCTAACATAATACAGCCAGTCCTGTCTCCTCTCACACATACCTGGTTTTGGTGGAAGTGGCAGTGGGTATTCAAAATCTGTGTCATACATCCTGTGGATATTATCCACCTACCAGAAGAGGGAGACATGAAACCAGAGCTTTATGTCATCAACCGCGTATAAAGATGCTGGCTTCAGCTAAACAATATAGTTTATTTCGTGTCTTCAGGAGGTAGAACGGATCTTCTGACTAACTGAAATAAGTTCTAATGGttctttttaatttgcttttgacAACTTCCACCTTAAACCTTGGCAGGATTCGATAGGTATTCCCTTAAAGAGGAtgagatgcttttaaaaaatctaaactgTCTTTCATCGATTATTTAAACTCATAATAAAGTTTTGTACAGCTCCTAAAAGGAGAAAGGGTGGACTGTAGGAAGGAGTGACATGGCTGTCAAGGCGATTGAGGGATTACGTTTGATCACTTGATACCATCTCAAaaagaattattttcttttttgaatttcagattTTAGAATTAAACACACAGGCCATTTTAGAATTAACATATATAAGCCATATAGGTTTATAAAAAGGATACTCTTAACACAGAGATTTTCAGGGTTCAAATAGGACTGTAGATTAAGGTGCCAGTTCTTTCACCCTTAATGGAATACTTACtccctttaaaatataaataatactaagagtatttttaatgtgaaaaattatattttgattgttttcagttttccatATTCAGTGTATGAATAATAATCTATTTTTTAAGATGGGTTAATTTATTAGAATAGGTGGAAGAATATAAAACTAGGAAGAAGTCTTCAAAGTTGCAATTCGGACTGTCAATTAATTTCAGTTAACTTAtgcaattaacaaaaaaaattaattgcgataaaaaaattaatcgcgattaatcacagttttaattgcactgttaaacaatagaataccaattgaaatttattaaatattttggatgtttttctacattttcatatatattgtagtctgtgttgtaattgaaatcaaagtgtatatttttattacaaatatttgcactaaaaatgataaacaaaagaaatagtatttttcaattcacctcattcaagcactgtagtgcaatctatttgttgtgaaagtgcaagttacaaatatagggtttttttattatatacctgcactcaaaaacaaaacaatgtaaaacttcagagcttacaagtccactcagtcctacttcttgttcagccaatcgctcggacaaacaagtttgtttacatttacaagagataatgctgccctcttcttatttacagtgtcaccagaacaTGAGaagaggcatttgcatggcacttttgtagctggcattgcaaggtatttacgtgccagatatgctaaacattcgtatgccctttcatgcttccgccaccattccaaaggacatgtttccatgctgataacgctcattaaaaaaataatgcattaattaaatttgtgactgaactcctagagggagaattgtatgtcccctgctgttttacccacattctgccatatatttcatgttatagtagtctcagatgatgacccagcacgttgttcattttaagaacactttcactgcagatttcacaaaactcaaagaaggtaccatgtgagatttctaaagatagctacagcactcaacccaaggtttaagaatctgaagtgccttccaaaatctgagaaggacaaGATGTGaagcatactttcagaagtcttaaaagagcaacactccaatgcagaaactacagaacctgaaccacccaaaaagaaaatcaaccttctgctggtggcatctgtctcagataatgaaaatgaacatgcatcgatctgcactgctttggattgttttcgagcagaacccgtcatcagcatggacacatgtcccctggaacggtggttgaagcatgaagggacatatgaatctttagcgcatctggcacataaatatcttgcagcgctggctacaacagtgccatgtgaacatctgttctcactttcaggtgacactgtaaacaagacgCGGGCAGCActgtctcctgcaaatgtaaacaaacttgtttgagcgattggctgaacaagaagtaggactgagtgaacttgcaggctctacaattttacgttgttttatttttgaatgcagtttttgtacataattctacatttgtaagttcaattttcatgataaagagattgcactacagtacttgtatttgaaaatgtagaaaacatccaaaaatgtttaaagtggtattctattattgtttaatagcgcgattaatttttttaatcacttgacagccctagttgcaATGTATTCATTGCAGTCTCTAGCTGAGACTGCAATGAAGGCAGAACCAATAAAGGCATGGGCAGAGAAATGTGCTGAAAAGAAGATGACCATATCAAAGAAGAGACTGGAAAATAGACATAGAAATAGAGTGCCTTTATTGGTTCTGCCTTCATTGCAGTCTCAGCTAGAGATAGTTATACATTGCAACTAGAGCTGTCAagtgattacaaaaattaattgcactgttaaacaataatagaatacctcTGGTTGGGATGCcagagggggtcagggtgcaggctccaggcggtgcttacctcaagcagctcccagaagcagcggcatgtccctcctctggctcctacgcgtaggggcagccagggggctccgcacactgccctgtccgcaggcgccgcccctgcagctcccattggccgtggttcctggccaatgggagctgcgggggcggcgcttggggcaggggcagcatgtggagccccctatgcataggagccggagaggggatatgccgctgcttctgggagccacgtggagccgcagagcggggcaagccctggaccccgctccccagcgggagcttgagggccagatatGGCCCCCaggccgcagtttgcccacccctggggtggaCTCTCATCATGATTAAACCAAACAAATTAATTCTACTCTTAATTAGTTTGTACAGTTGTTCTTATGGAAGGTTTAAAAAACCTTTATTATaaattttaaaaggcatttaaTAAAACTAGAGGCAACTTAACGctttttctgaaaattttggaCAAAAGAACTTGAGAGAGGTTAATATAGAATCTAGAGAGAGATTATACAGTATCTATGGCCTAGAGTGCTGTCACACACAGTACCTCGGACCGTCTGAGCAAATTGAAGAGATTGACAATTGCTGCCTTACATTCTCATTTCTGAACAGTAAATCCCCCtgctgattttaaatattttgggggggaaactaTTCTTGCTTCAAAAAGTCTGTCAGAACATTCTATCTCCATATGCCTATTTTTGAGCCACTTAATAACCTTCTAGTGAAGCTTATGAAGTAAATTGATAGGGGCTTCcagtgcaaaatattttaaaaaaatatatattttttttgggTGCTTGAAGTATTGATGATTCCTTTAAAGGCCCTCAGTTGAAAACTGTTCTTATAGCATTTATAGCTTACAGGTGAACTTTTCTATAAAtacctgaaaaaaaatatttaggaataTGTGGATTGAAACATAACAGCTTGCTGATTTTCAGATCTGTTGTTACAAACCTTGCAGCTCTGCAACATTTATATATACTAAAATTATAACATGGACCTCTATTTTTCATTGTAATACATCTACCCTTGGAGGGAAAAAGTAATGTTAATTTTCAACTTCTTTATTTTTCTAGGTGGCAGCCTCAAGAAACAAATGAAAGTTTTAGAATCTATCAAGATGCATTGCTACAGAGTGATCTCACATTGTGCCCAGTGGGAGTAAATACAGAATGCTATAGAATTTATGAAGCTTGTTCATATGGCTCTGTTCCTGTTGTAGAAGATGTAATGACACCAGGCAAGTGTGGAAATTCATCTATATACCACAGTGCTCCACTGCAATTACTAAAGACCATGGGGGCTCCATTTATCTTTATTAAAAACTGGGAAGAACTTCCTGCTGttttagaaaaagagaaaaatatgagCTTACAAGAAAAGATTCAAAGGAGAAAAAAGCTTATAGAATGGTACCGGTACTTCAAAGCACAAATGAGACATAAATTTATTAATATCTTGGAAAATTCATTTTTACCAAATTATAAAGGAGGTTAATTGCCCCCTTTGAAAATCAAAAATAGATCAAACGTTTAATTTTCACTGACCTTCAAGTAagcttttatataaaaataaaaaataaatgaaccaCTTCCAGTGCAGGTGCAATTTctttgaagtcagtagagttgcACCAGCTTACCTAGGGCTGATTTTCACCCTTCTTTCCTAAACTACTTTCAGAGAGGATGCAGTCTTACAGGATAGTAGTCTGGATGGATGACatcaactttattattattttttgcaatgACCATCTCTCATTCTTAGCAAGTCAGTACTTCTGTGTTTTAATCTAGATATGGAAGCATTTCAGCAAATACATCACCCAAAGATAAATGTTTCACAAAAAGCATAATAAGTGGTGGCTCCACTACACTGATATTTATACCTTAAGCATTCTTTCCTGAAAGTCTCCTGCTAtcattttccttattttaaaatataattttattatagttttcgttaactgaggaaaaagagaactATGGTCAAGCAGGCCTTGAATGACAGAACTTTTAACAATATCAAAATAAAGTCTTTAAACTATTGCAGATAACGagagctcttcccccctcctcccattttTGGCAGGTACAAAATGAAGCCATTTAATAATTTGGGCTCCTCCCATTTGTCTAGTGTCTTAGGGGGAGATGTTATGtattgaaaaatttcatttctgTGAAGTTATCAAGAGAACTTTCCTCTCCAAAACTGGCCATTGATAGATGGAATATTCCCTGCTACCCCACTCATCCTCATCACTGCCCACTTCTTTGACTAGCTTGCTACCATATACTAAAAGTATCTTCGACCATCCTGGAATAAATGGTCATTAAATCTTTTTTCATCCAAAACACTTCTGTAAAGGAACGTCCTCATATTTTAAATATGTGTCTAAACTCCTTACCCATCCCTGTCCCACCAAAAAGTAACAGTTTACCTTTTATTGAAAGTTTTTTCCTTTAATGTTTTGGTGATTGTGCATGATGTTGTCAGAGTATGAATACAGTGTGTAAAGATGCATTTGGGCAACGTTTTCAACAAAAACAGAGACCCACTTGTTCAGATAAAGTTATAAACACAATTGTGCTTCTGTCATATAGCTTTGAGGCCAAGAGTTTagaaagattcaaaaagggattgggaGTAAAAATGTTCAAATGTGCCAGCATGATCTAAGAACTTGCTTCCCATATCCTTGCTCTTTcgtctgaagcatctggttctaaccactgtcagagacagatcACCGGACTTAGTGGACACCAGTCTTCTCTAGTGAGGCAATTCTTGCGTTTCTGCATTTGTTTGTGATTGCACCTACACGTGGCCAtttaaggttttgtttttaatttggttCTCCTACTGTAGAGAGGGTTGCACTCTCTGCTTGTCAGATTCTCCACATGTGTGGGTGAGACAGTGTGCAGTGTCTCTTACTCTCATCTTTTCCCCTGTGCAAGGATCTGCAGAGCTTCCTCCACAGAGTCTTGGCACAGGAGATGGCAGGATGGTGAAGGGGTGGCACATTTTCTACTGTGACACCCTGGGTAGATCCAG
The Emys orbicularis isolate rEmyOrb1 chromosome 1, rEmyOrb1.hap1, whole genome shotgun sequence DNA segment above includes these coding regions:
- the RXYLT1 gene encoding ribitol-5-phosphate xylosyltransferase 1; amino-acid sequence: MSTDASYAVAMVGHKCVLKIVLCGQYLKTSTKMRPVISVTIGSRLVDLRLLMQNVCLLNLERSSLGNEEWNPWEGDEKNEQIASQQRYETNLQMLKNMKSQQEQTDLKVQIWGKAAIGLYLWQHILEGLLEPADVTAQWREGSIKGGKTHFSFITGPAVVPGYFSVEAANVVLVLNGREEAKITYDTQWLHYAQTLIQTRKLRHVAIVLLGSEQCNNEWIHPYLKRHGGFVELLFVVYDCTWVNEEDIFQWPLGVATYRNFPIVEPNWSMLHSPRSYLCNFLGTVYKNSSRENLMEVLKQDGLDKLCWIAAREQWQPQETNESFRIYQDALLQSDLTLCPVGVNTECYRIYEACSYGSVPVVEDVMTPGKCGNSSIYHSAPLQLLKTMGAPFIFIKNWEELPAVLEKEKNMSLQEKIQRRKKLIEWYRYFKAQMRHKFINILENSFLPNYKGG